Below is a window of Oscillospiraceae bacterium DNA.
GGGCTTTTTGGAATATGCCGAGGATCTCGGCGCCTATTTAAAAGTGACGACCGAAAAGGTCTTTTATCAGGAGATGCTCGGGCTTGAAATCGGGCGCACCCGCATGGATGACCCGCATCACCGCACGGTTTACGACCGCACGATCATCCATTTCCCGACGGGCGGCTTCGCGGTCATCGACTCGGTCAAGGCCAAACAGACCTATGAATATACGCTCGGGCAGATGTGGTTCGGCGGAGAGATTTTAAAATGCGGCGAAAGCGACTGGACGATTGCGCAGAATTTCGGCAAAGACGCCATGGGGCCGGAAGGTACCGAAAACTTAAAGCTTCGGCTGGCATTTGTGCGCAAAGACCTCAAGGTCTCGCTCGAAAAACTGCGCCGCAATTATAATGACGACCAATACGCGCTGACGCAGTATTACAGCGAATACCTCGGCGAGGGCGAGTATCTGCATTTCGTGACGCTGCTGTTGCCCGAGGACGGCGCGGAGGACGAAAAGCGCAACGACAAGATCATCAAATCGGCTTCCTGCAAATTGGTGAACGGAAACGCGATCGAGTTTAAAGCAACCGTCGGCGGCAAGAAATACACGATCGGCATGAAACTCGATGAAAGGTATGGCTATAACGACCACAGACACCGCCCGACCTATTCCTTTGAGGCAGGCAAGATCAGCTACACCGATTTCACGACCGATGCACTTTTGACAGTGATGGCGGGGAACGAATACAGCGCACTGATGCTGTCACGGTTTGACTGCAAGGGCAAGACACTGTTTGAAGCGCCGGTAACGGGATTTTCGAACAATGACCTGACTCAGAACATGGGCGCGTTCAATTACCTGAGACACGAAGGAAAACTTTAATCACTTGATGAATGAAAACTTGATATGAGGTGTTAAAAATGCGTTTGTTAAACACTTACATCGATCATACCGCTTTGAAGCCGACCACGACCCGGTCGGCCATCGAAAAGCTCTGCGCCGAGGCCAAACAGTATCAATTCGCCTCGGTCTGCGTCAATCCCTGCTACGTCCCGCTGTGCAGTCAGCTGCTTGCCGGCAGCGGCGTCGCCGTCTGTACCGTCATCGGTTTTCCTCTTGGCGCGAATACCACCGACATCAAGGTCGCCGAAGCGAAAAAAGCCATTGAAGACGGCGCCGACGAACTCGATATGGTCATCAACTCGGCGGCTTTGATCGACGGCAATAACGATTACGTCCGCAAGGAGATCAAAGCTATCGTCGGCTGCGCGGACGGCAGAGTCGTCAAGGTCATCATTGAGACCGGACTGCTCAACGATGAGCAGAAAGTACGCGCGGCCAAGCTCTGCTGCGAGGCGGGCGCGACTTTTGTCAAGACCTGTACCGGCATGACACAGGGCGCGGCGACGGTCGAGGACGTGAAACTGATCAGGCAAAACATCACAGGCAACGTGAAAATCAAGGCCTCGGGCGGTATCCGTACCAAGGCTGACGCAATTGCGCTGATCGAAGCCGGAGCCGACCGGATCGGTGCTTCGGCGGGCATTGCGATTGTGGAAGGATAAGCCCAGTCCTGTTTTAAATTCATTTATACTTTATTGACGGATCAGACATCCCAAACTTGATTTGTATCAAAGAAAGGAGAGGTTTGTCATGTTGGAACGCAGCAGCGGTGTCCTAATGCCGGTATTTTCTCTTTGGGGGGAATACGGATGCGGGGATTTCGGGCCGACGGCCCGTGAATTCGTGGACTTTTTACAAGCCGGCGGGTTTTCCTGGTGGCAGGTGCTGCCGTTTTGCATGACCGACCGCTTCCGCTCGCCCTATAAGTCTCCGGCGGCGTTCGGCGGAAATCCGTACTTCATCAGTTTGGATATCTTGTGCATGAAAGGGCTTTTGACTTCGGAGGAGGTCGACTTTGCGCGGCAAAACAGCCCTTGGCGCTGCGAATATGACCGGCTCGAAAAAGAACGGCTCCCGCTTTTACGGTTGGCGGCTTCCCGCATTCAACCGAAAGACGAAAGAGCGCGGGACGGGTTTTTCGATGCCCATCCGCAGGTCGCCAAAGTCGCCGAATTTATGGCTTTGCGTGACGTGAACCGCCTTTCCGACGGCAGTTATCCGGTTTGGAATGACTGGACAGTCGAAGAATCCCGCGAGGACGATTTAAAGTTCTGGCGTTTTGTGCAGAGCGAATTCTTTCTGCAGTGGGTTGATTTGAAGAGCTACGCCAACAAGCGCGGCGTGAAGATTTTGGGCGATCTGCCGATCTATGTCGACTACGACAGCTGCGACGTCTGGGCGAATCAAAAACAATTTCTGCTCAAACCCGACGGCACCCCCAAATGTATTGCGGGAGTTCCGCCGGACTATTTCGCCGAGGACGGACAGTTATGGAAAAATCCGC
It encodes the following:
- the deoC gene encoding deoxyribose-phosphate aldolase; this encodes MRLLNTYIDHTALKPTTTRSAIEKLCAEAKQYQFASVCVNPCYVPLCSQLLAGSGVAVCTVIGFPLGANTTDIKVAEAKKAIEDGADELDMVINSAALIDGNNDYVRKEIKAIVGCADGRVVKVIIETGLLNDEQKVRAAKLCCEAGATFVKTCTGMTQGAATVEDVKLIRQNITGNVKIKASGGIRTKADAIALIEAGADRIGASAGIAIVEG
- the malQ gene encoding 4-alpha-glucanotransferase; this translates as MLERSSGVLMPVFSLWGEYGCGDFGPTAREFVDFLQAGGFSWWQVLPFCMTDRFRSPYKSPAAFGGNPYFISLDILCMKGLLTSEEVDFARQNSPWRCEYDRLEKERLPLLRLAASRIQPKDERARDGFFDAHPQVAKVAEFMALRDVNRLSDGSYPVWNDWTVEESREDDLKFWRFVQSEFFLQWVDLKSYANKRGVKILGDLPIYVDYDSCDVWANQKQFLLKPDGTPKCIAGVPPDYFAEDGQLWKNPLYDWDRMREDGFAWWSERIAHSAELFDGLRFDHFRGFESYWSIPAGAETAREGEWKQGPGLEFVRKMEQAAGKCLLIAEDLGDLTENVEELLEASGFPGMRVLQFAFLGDKKSPHLPHNYIQNCIAYTGTHDNNTLLGFMWEQDPQTRDRIMDYFGIPRDDWDSHYDTILRVMCQSCAGVVIFPIQDLLHYGADTRVNVPGVEGGENWECRFTRDQVLGLLPGKYHAWNDLYGRLISM